Genomic DNA from Pelosinus sp. UFO1:
ACTAATTTATTTTGTTACTTTCCGCCACACTGTCACATTTGTGACAGCGTGTAACTTTCGTTCCGTATCTTTATATTAATATACTTTTCGGAAAATTGCAATACTTAAAATTTGATAATTCCAACATTTTCGCACAGCGTCCTAAATGGGATTCACCATTGCCTACATCAATTGTCTTCTAGTTTTCAAAAAATTATCCCCCCCTTTATTTAGAAGTCAAACTCTTAACAAACTATTCTAGCCAGCATATGAGACAAGGGGACCGGTTCTCTGTCCCACTAAATCCTATCAATCACACTTTTAGATATTCCTGTTATCCCTGCCTAAGTTCGTCGATAAATACCTTTGCCGAATCAGTCTCATCTGTAGGAAAGAAGTAAATAGCGAAATAGTCAATTCCATACGCTTCTCCCGGCTTAATCGAGGGACAAATAACCTGTCCCCATATCCCTTCTAAGAGAATATTTCCAAACACATTCTCCCATACTAAGGATAGTTTATAAAAGGAGATGAATCTTTTGAAAGACAAATTTACCAGAGGCTTTTTCTCAGGAGTTGCGGGTGGATTAGCCGCGAATATTATGAGTTCATTTTTTGGTTTTATAAATTTCACCACTCTTCGTTTTGCGGACTGGACTGGAATTATCCTCTTCGGGCATACTCCACCTTTTAGTACGGGAGAAATCTTGTTTGCACTAACAGCAAACATTGGTTTTACCGGTTTTCTAGGAATTGTATTCACCTATATAATTCCTTTAATCAAAAACACAAATCTTCTTTTTAAAGGATGGGTTTTCTCAACATTTATATGGTTTTTTATTTACTCCGTTACCACTCTGTTTAAAGTTGAGGGAACTATGCCTTTGCCCCTTAATACAGCAATAGCAAATGTTGCTACTACATCTATATACGGTTTAGTTTTGGCTGCAACCTTGGGAAAGGAAGTTGTAAAAAACGCTACTGAAAATGCAAGAAATAATTTCAGGATGGTTCCAGCAATGAAACCAATTAAAAATAACGACGACGACAATGAATAGAGAACCAGCATAGAACAAAAGGACTGTCTAAGCATTTAGCCTAGCAGTCCTTTCTATTACCTAAAATATGAAACTCGATGAATCGTATGGTCTAAACGGTAATTGTCTATAATCAACTCTAAATATGTCTATTATTTACAGCTAAGTTATCTTCATGCCTGGCTCTCTGTTGTTTTTCATGTAGCTTTATCTTTTTAAGTATATTGTATATGCCAACTTATTCCCAGTAAAACCGACTTCAGCAAAACCTATCGATTTAACTAAATCTAATATAGTTTGCTTTCTTTGATAATGGGGGTCAAACATAGTTTCCGAAATTGCAAGTATTCCACCTGGCTTTAATGAGTTATATATTTCCTTAAGAGCAATAATTCTGTTTGGTATCTCACCAAGAACTGCAGCCAAGACTGCCCTATCTGCTTTATAGTCTTTAAGCCTTCCTTCTCCCATTGGAATATTCACAACAATAATATTATGCATATTCTCCTTTAGGGCTTTTCTTTTAACTATATCTAGCATCTCTTGTTGAATATCAACTAAAATAATCTTCCCTTGTTCACCAACTGCCTTTGCCAAGGGTATACTTATTCGGCCTGGGCCACATCCGATATCGAGTATCGTCATTCCTTCTTCAACATCAAGCCCGGAAATAATACTTTTCGATTGACTGCTTCTAGCAAAAGGGTTTTCTAGTTCAACTGCCCGATAAAGCCATGACGGACACGGAACATTTTTCTTCCTGGAGGTAAATTTCCAAGCAAACCAAATGATAAGAAACAAAATAATTATTACGATTGAATATAATAGATACATTCTTTCACCTTCCATAATAGTCATTATGTAAAAACGCCATAGCTTACTGAAAAGTAAGCTATGTCTGTTTTCTCTAACTTTAAAAATATATCCTGCTATATATTTGTGCGATGGATTCTGCTAAGCTCTTATTTGCTCTATGTATTTTATCATTATATACTTTGAAGTAGCTATTTAAACTTACATAAAACTTAAAGTTAGAGGGGAACTATAATGGACGAACAATATTATGAAAAACTATTGAATATAAAAACCTCAGGGGAACAAAAAATATTCAATGAATCATTGCACTATAATAGATATGAGCCAACCTCCTACTCTGTATTAGAAATATTATCTAAGCAATATAATTTCACCGCAGAAGATAATATAGTTGACTTTGGATGTGGTAAAGGAAGACTTAACTTTTACATAAATCACTTTTTTGACTCCACTGTTACAGGTATAGAAATGAGTAGCTTCTTCTATAAACAAGCTATTGATAATAAAAGAGATTATTTAAAGAAACATAAAAAGAAAATAAATGAAATAAATTTCTTAAATTGCTTTGCAGAAGAATATAATATAAATCCCTCAGATAATAAATTCTACTTCTTTAACCCTTTTT
This window encodes:
- a CDS encoding class I SAM-dependent methyltransferase; this translates as MTIMEGERMYLLYSIVIIILFLIIWFAWKFTSRKKNVPCPSWLYRAVELENPFARSSQSKSIISGLDVEEGMTILDIGCGPGRISIPLAKAVGEQGKIILVDIQQEMLDIVKRKALKENMHNIIVVNIPMGEGRLKDYKADRAVLAAVLGEIPNRIIALKEIYNSLKPGGILAISETMFDPHYQRKQTILDLVKSIGFAEVGFTGNKLAYTIYLKR
- a CDS encoding methyltransferase, with the translated sequence MDEQYYEKLLNIKTSGEQKIFNESLHYNRYEPTSYSVLEILSKQYNFTAEDNIVDFGCGKGRLNFYINHFFDSTVTGIEMSSFFYKQAIDNKRDYLKKHKKKINEINFLNCFAEEYNINPSDNKFYFFNPFSIQIFIKVIGNILISVEDYERTVDIILYYPSYDYIFFLENNTPFVLLNKIKLPDNDPRHSFLVYRLD